Proteins co-encoded in one Salvia splendens isolate huo1 chromosome 4, SspV2, whole genome shotgun sequence genomic window:
- the LOC121798307 gene encoding uncharacterized protein LOC121798307 — MMEQNHLLLSALGVGVGVGLGLASSSTFGRWTSSTAAQGVTPEGIHLELLRLVVDGKSCGVSFEEFPYYLSERTRLLLTNAAFFHLKHLDVSKHTRNLSPASRAILLSGPAEPYHQTLAKALAHQFDTKLLLLDMANFSLKIQSKFGSNNKETSLQRSISEVTFERVTSFLGSFSALPSREDGKEIKKPPQHRRASSVSSDMSSISLQSYSSSAAPSKRLNSWSFDEKVFVQSLYKVLVSLSETGSIVLYIRDVDKLFLQSSRLYKMFSRMLKKISGSILVLGSQMLGLTEESRIVDDRISVLFPYNIEIRPQEDEFNLPSWKAQLEEDIKKIQYQDNKNHIAEVLAANDLECDDLGSICHADTMLLSNYIEEIVVSALSYHLMSRKDPEYRNGKLLISSVSLAHGLSLFQGRRKGGKDTLKFENAAGSKPGANPGSKSAPEESASSTKTDAENASAIKIPEVPPDNEFEKRIRPEVIPANEIGVTFADIGALNDIKESLQELVMLPLRRPDLFTGGLLKPCRGILLFGPPGTGKTMMAKAIANEAGASFINVSMSTITSKWFGEDEKNVRALFTLAAKVSPTIIFVDEVDSMLGQRTRAGEHEAMRKIKNEFMSHWDGLMTKAGERILVLAATNRPFDLDEAIIRRFERRIMVGLPSVENREMILRTLLSKEKVEFLDFKDLAVMTEGYSGSDLKNLCVTAAYRPVRELIKQEREKKDKEKKQIDDQESSEYDSASKEETIEEKTISLRPLNMEDFKQARNQVAASFASGGSIMAELKQWNDLYGEGGSRKTEQLSYFL, encoded by the exons ATGATGGAACAGAACCACTTATTGTTGTCGGCATTGGGCGTCGGCGTAGGAGTCGGCCTCGGTTTGGCCTCCAGCTCCACGTTCGGCCGATGgacctcctccaccgccgcccAAGGCGTCACCCCCGAGGGGATACACCTCGAGCTTCTCAGATTGGTTGTTGATGGAAAGAGCTGTGGAGTTTCCTTTGAGGAGTTTCCATATTATCTCAG TGAGCGAACGCGTCTCTTGTTAACAAATGCAGCTTTTTTTCATCTGAAACACTTGGATGTCTCTAAGCACACTCGAAATCTGTCCCCTGCAAGTCGGGCTATATTGCTCTCCGGACCTGCAG AACCATACCATCAAACGCTTGCTAAGGCGCTAGCTCATCAGTTCGATACCAAGTTGCTGCTCCTCGATATGGCCAACTTTTCGCTTAAG ATCCAAAGCAAGTTCGGTAGCAACAATAAAGAGACT TCTCTGCAGAGGTCCATCTCTGAAGTAACATTTGAACGAGTGACCAGTTTTCTTGGTTCGTTCTCTGCACTTCCTTCAAGAGAGGACGGCAAAG AAATCAAAAAACCTCCACAGCATCGGAGAGCTTCTTCTGTCTCTTCAGATATGAGCAGCATCAGTTTACAGTCATACTCTTCAAGTGCAG CTCCTTCTAAACGCTTGAACAGCTGGAGTTTCGATGAGAAGGTTTTTGTGCAGTCACTTTATAAG GTGTTGGTTTCACTTTCTGAAACCGGTTCCATAGTTCTGTATATCCGGGATGTTGACAAGCTATTTCTCCAATCTTCTAGGCTATATAAGATGTTCAGtagaatgttgaagaaaatatCAGGATCAATCTTGGTCCTCGGTTCCCAAATGTTGGGCCTTACTGAGGAATCAAGGATAGTTGATGATCGGATTAGTGTGTTATTCCCTTACAATATCGAGATCAGACCCCAGGAAGATGAATTTAATCTTCCGAGCTGGAAAGCTCAGCTCGAAGAGGATATAAAGAAGATCCAGTATCAGGATAACAAGAATCACATTGCTGAGGTACTTGCTGCAAATGATCTAGAGTGTGATGATTTAGGATCCATCTGTCATGCCGACACCATGCTCCTAAGTAACTACATCGAGGAAATCGTAGTTTCTGCCCTATCATACCATTTGATGTCTAGAAAGGATCCCGAGTATCGTAATGGGAAGCTTCTCATTTCATCAGTCAG TCTGGCACATGGATTAAGCCTTTTCCAAGGGAGGAGGAAGGGTGGCAAAGATACCCTTAAATTCGAG AATGCTGCTGGATCGAAACCTGGAGCAAACCCGGGGAGCAAGAGTGCACCGGAGGAATCAGCCTCGTCAACAAAGACTGATGCTGAGAATGCATCAGCCATTAAGATCCCG GAAGTACCTCCAGATAATGAATTCGAGAAGCGGATTAGGCCAGAAGTCATCCCTGCAAATGAGATCGGAGTGACATTTGCTGATATTGGAGCTCTGAATGACATCAAGGAATCACTTCAGGAGCTGGTGATGCTTCCTCTTCGGAGGCCAGACCTATTCACCGGTGGGCTTCTCAAGCCTTGCAGAGGCATACTGCTCTTTGGCCCTCCCGGGACTGGAAAAACAATGATGGCAAAGGCCATTGCCAATGAAGCTGGGGCTAGCTTCATAAATGTCTCAATGTCAACAATCACTTCAAAATGGTTTGGGGAAGATGAAAAGAACGTCCGAGCTCTCTTCACGCTTGCAGCCAAGGTTTCCCCTACCATAATCTTTGTAGATGAGGTAGACAGTATGCTCGGGCAGAGAACAAGAGCAGGAGAGCATGAGGCGATGCGGAAAATTAAGAACGAGTTCATGTCACATTGGGATGGGCTAATGACAAAAGCTGGGGAGCGGATACTTGTTCTTGCAGCAACTAATAGACCATTTGATCTCGATGAAGCCATTATTAGGCGGTTCGAGCGCAGAATTATGGTCGGCCTACCTTCAGTGGAGAACCGAGAAATGATATTGAGAACACTGCTATCCAAGGAAAAAGTGGAATTCCTAGACTTCAAAGATCTTGCAGTCATGACAGAAGGCTACAGTGGAAGTGATCTAAAG AATTTGTGTGTAACAGCAGCTTATAGGCCAGTCAGAGAACTCATAAAGcaggagagagagaagaaggataAG GAAAAGAAGCAGATAGATGATCAGGAGAGCTCTGAATATGATTCTGCTTCCAAAGAAGAAACTATAGAGGAAAAAACAATATCATTGAGGCCCTTAAACATGGAAGACTTTAAGCAGGCCAGGAATCAG GTTGCTGCTAGTTTTGCTTCCGGGGGCTCCATAATGGCCGAGCTTAAGCAATGGAATGATCTCTACGGAGAGGGAGGTTCGAGGAAGACAGAGCAGCTATCTTACTTCCTCTAG
- the LOC121798207 gene encoding S-type anion channel SLAH3-like: MTKDEELPSLIKAISDHEVAGFDGVEDPHASLSGIEAAEIETHSVSISMPLSPLKHKTKRVLFDDDSTNLASAPTTMFYSQPIPKPSALHQAITNGKSVPLPPRIYKLRDKRYDSFKTWSGKLERQLTNLRGGRPRERDSNRVEMGSVPVDRYFDALEGPELDVLRPSEEILLPEDKLWPFLLRFPVSSFGICLGVSSQAIMWKTISSTESTRFLHISPHINQVFWFISIALIAAVAAIYALKLVFYWEAVRREYHHPIRVNFFFAPWIALLFLAMGIPPSINKTLPKPLWYVLMTPIFCLEVKIYGQWMSGGQRRLSKVANPCNHLSVVGNFVGALLGASMGIKEGPIFFFAIGLAHYTVLFVTLYQRLPTNETLPKELHPVFFLFVAAPSVASMAWAKMVGSFDFGSRIAYFIAMFLYLSLAVRVNFFRGIRFSLAWWAYTFPMTGAAIATIRYSSAVDNAVTKTFAVILCLVATFIVAALLVVTVIHAFILGDLFPNDMAIAISERRPKSSTTTRRWYHRRAASSDATVDHYLKFSDPKDADVVETQPAEP; this comes from the exons ATGACGAAGGATGAAGAGCTTCCTTCACTGATCAAAGCCATCAGCGACCACGAGGTTGCTGGTTTTGATGGCGTAGAAGACCCCCACGCATCACTTTCT GGAATCGAAGCAGCTGAAATCGAGACGCATTCTGTTTCGATCAGCATGCCGCTTTCACCTCTCAAGCACAAAACAAAGAGAGTTCTGTTCGACGACGACAGCACAAATCTGGCCTCTGCTCCAACCACCATGTTTTACTCCCAACCAATCCCAAAACCCTCTGCCCTCCACCAGGCCATCACCAACGGCAAATCCGTCCCGCTCCCGCCTCGAATCTACAAGCTCAGAGACAAGAGGTACGACTCTTTCAAGACATGGTCGGGCAAACTCGAGCGGCAGCTCACCAATCTCCGCGGCGGCCGCCCTCGCGAACGAGACTCTAACCGCGTCGAAATGGGAAGCGTCCCTGTAGACCGATACTTCGACGCCTTAGAGGGCCCAGAACTAGACGTCTTGCGT CCGTCGGAGGAAATACTTCTGCCGGAGGACAAGCTTTGGCCGTTCCTTCTCCGGTTTCCGGTCTCGTCGTTCGGTATCTGCCTGGGCGTGAGCAGCCAAGCCATCATGTGGAAGACGATATCTTCTACGGAATCCACAAGGTTTCTCCACATAAGCCCGCACATAAACCAGGTGTTCTGGTTCATCTCCATCGCGTTGATCGCGGCCGTGGCTGCCATCTACGCGCTAAAGCTCGTCTTCTACTGGGAAGCCGTCCGCCGCGAGTACCACCACCCGATCCGCGTCAACTTCTTTTTCGCTCCGTGGATCGCGCTCCTCTTCCTCGCGATGGGAATCCCGCCGTCGATCAATAAAACTCTGCCGAAACCGCTCTGGTACGTCCTAATGACTCCCATCTTCTGCCTCGAGGTGAAGATCTACGGCCAGTGGATGTCGGGAGGCCAGCGGCGGCTGTCCAAGGTGGCAAACCCCTGCAACCACCTGTCAGTGGTCGGAAACTTCGTCGGCGCCTTGTTAGGGGCGTCGATGGGGATAAAAGAAGGGCCTATTTTCTTCTTCGCCATTGGATTGGCTCACTACACTGTTTTGTTTGTGACGCTCTATCAGAGACTTCCGACGAACGAGACGCTTCCCAAAGAGCTTCATCcggtcttcttcctcttcgtTGCTGCACCTAGCGTCGCGTCCATGGCGTGGGCGAAGATGGTCGGGTCTTTCGATTTCGGGTCGCGGATCGCCTACTTCATCGCCATGTTCCTCTATCTGTCCTTG GCGGTCCGAGTGAATTTCTTTAGAGGGATAAGATTCTCGCTGGCGTGGTGGGCGTACACGTTTCCGATGACGGGAGCAGCGATCGCGACCATAAGGTACTCGAGCGCGGTGGATAACGCGGTGACGAAGACGTTTGCGGTGATACTGTGCCTTGTGGCGACGTTTATAGTGGCGGCGCTGCTTGTGGTAACGGTGATCCATGCCTTTATATTAGGGGATTTGTTTCCCAACGACATGGCCATTGCTATAAGTGAGAGGAGGCCCAAATCATCCACCACCACGCGGAGATGGTACCACAGGCGAGCAGCCAGCTCCGACGCCACCGTCGACCACTATCTTAAGTTTTCCGATCCCAAAGACGCCGACGTGGTGGAGACTCAACCAGCTGAACCCTGA
- the LOC121800357 gene encoding plastidial pyruvate kinase 2-like isoform X2, with amino-acid sequence MAQVVATRSIHASLLANPTQSCVDKLKPGCGFKAKVLAQTERRNRRRAVHASSPVVARRSATEVIPMSPEDLTKILGY; translated from the exons ATGGCGCAAGTGGTGGCGACGCGGTCGATTCATGCTTCATTGCTGGCGAATCCTACACAGAGCTGCGTGGACAAACTGAAGCCGGGTTGTGGCTTCAAAGCTAAGGTTTTGGCTCAAACTGAGAGGAGGAACCGTCGCCGAGCCGTGCATGCCAGCTCGCCCGTCGTGGCGAGGAGATCTGCTACGGAAGTGATTCCGATGTCTCCTGAAGATCTTACCAAG ATTTTGGGATATTGA
- the LOC121800357 gene encoding plastidial pyruvate kinase 2-like isoform X1, with translation MAQVVATRSIHASLLANPTQSCVDKLKPGCGFKAKVLAQTERRNRRRAVHASSPVVARRSATEVIPMSPEDLTKAMCCFIIGDVTPAFPKDRKYGGPRLGEE, from the exons ATGGCGCAAGTGGTGGCGACGCGGTCGATTCATGCTTCATTGCTGGCGAATCCTACACAGAGCTGCGTGGACAAACTGAAGCCGGGTTGTGGCTTCAAAGCTAAGGTTTTGGCTCAAACTGAGAGGAGGAACCGTCGCCGAGCCGTGCATGCCAGCTCGCCCGTCGTGGCGAGGAGATCTGCTACGGAAGTGATTCCGATGTCTCCTGAAGATCTTACCAAG GCTATGTGTTGCTTCATTATTGGagatgtcacgcccgcatttcctaaggataggaagtacggtggaccgcgactaggggaggaataa